In Acidobacteriaceae bacterium, the following are encoded in one genomic region:
- the aroE gene encoding shikimate dehydrogenase produces MNTETQIASHLLRSRLGKLCVALTGTSANDMADKANAVLNETSLLEFRLDYIAKPAAALPALKNWLETHGAVVVVATCRCQEYGGKFTGSISAAYDVLLKAAQAGFQIIDLELESAEKLPKGSIEKLRETGASVMISHHDFKRTTDLDALYKRMAVFAPDFMKVVPTAQKLSDNVSLLKFLASAEDRGSTPVVGICMGEMGIISRVLGLRAGSAFTFAAANAGEETAPGQIAARTLIETYRIEQIDKATKVFGVAGNPIRSSMSPLMLNTAFRRETVNAVYLALQATDVDDLFRLVREVPIQGLSVTMPLKQDVIKHLERTDALSQKIGAVNTIARMPDGKFYGFNTDVAGIVGPLERRLSLRGAKVLVLGAGGAARAAVFGCADKGAEVSILNRTPETAQKLARQAGAKAIKREQLLKMQFDVIINCTPAGMNGNKTVAVLKPEELNARLVFDTVYNPIETPLLKMARAKGLPVITGVEMFVTQGARQFEIWTGKPAPIEEMLRVVIHALRQGAEAPTDNIDPTAPAGKVLTATAAEAAAAKAAAAAPVAAPVVPAAPAKPAPAVAKKAAPAKPAAPAKPVAPVKTAAPAKPAVPAKKAAVPVVAKKAAPPAKKVAVPARTSSSKKVVPAKKAVPAKLVKKSVVAKKAAPAKKVAAPMKKTVPAKKAKPVAKKVVPAKKAAAKKTTKR; encoded by the coding sequence ATGAATACTGAAACCCAAATCGCCTCCCACCTGCTGCGTTCGCGGCTCGGCAAACTCTGCGTTGCCCTGACCGGAACAAGCGCGAACGATATGGCCGACAAGGCCAATGCCGTGCTGAACGAGACAAGCCTGCTGGAGTTCCGGCTGGACTACATCGCCAAACCAGCCGCGGCGCTGCCCGCGTTGAAAAACTGGCTGGAGACGCACGGTGCCGTCGTTGTCGTGGCGACCTGTCGCTGCCAGGAGTACGGCGGCAAGTTCACCGGCTCGATCAGCGCCGCGTATGACGTGCTGCTGAAGGCCGCGCAGGCGGGTTTTCAGATCATCGACCTCGAACTGGAGTCGGCCGAGAAGCTGCCGAAGGGCTCCATCGAAAAGCTGCGCGAAACCGGCGCGTCGGTGATGATCAGCCACCACGACTTCAAGCGCACGACCGACCTCGATGCCCTCTATAAGAGGATGGCGGTCTTCGCGCCCGACTTCATGAAGGTCGTACCCACCGCGCAGAAGCTCAGCGACAACGTCTCCCTGCTCAAGTTCCTGGCCAGCGCAGAAGACCGCGGATCGACGCCGGTCGTCGGTATCTGCATGGGCGAAATGGGCATCATCTCCCGCGTTCTTGGCCTTCGCGCGGGTTCGGCCTTCACCTTTGCCGCAGCCAACGCCGGCGAAGAGACCGCTCCGGGGCAGATCGCCGCACGCACGCTGATCGAAACCTACCGCATCGAGCAGATCGATAAGGCGACCAAGGTCTTTGGTGTCGCAGGCAATCCGATCCGCTCATCGATGTCCCCCCTAATGCTCAATACGGCGTTCCGGCGCGAGACGGTGAACGCCGTCTATCTGGCGCTGCAGGCGACCGATGTGGACGACCTCTTCCGGCTGGTGCGTGAGGTGCCGATCCAGGGCCTGAGCGTGACGATGCCGCTGAAGCAGGACGTGATCAAGCACCTGGAGCGTACGGACGCCCTCAGCCAGAAGATCGGCGCGGTGAACACGATCGCCCGGATGCCGGACGGCAAGTTCTACGGCTTCAACACGGACGTTGCCGGCATCGTCGGCCCGCTGGAGCGGCGGCTGTCGCTGCGAGGCGCCAAGGTTCTCGTGCTGGGTGCTGGTGGAGCGGCGCGCGCCGCTGTCTTTGGCTGCGCAGACAAGGGTGCGGAGGTTTCCATCCTGAACCGTACGCCCGAAACAGCTCAGAAGCTGGCTCGGCAGGCGGGTGCGAAGGCGATCAAACGCGAACAACTACTGAAGATGCAGTTCGACGTCATCATCAACTGCACGCCCGCTGGCATGAACGGCAACAAGACCGTCGCGGTGCTGAAGCCGGAAGAGCTGAACGCCCGGCTGGTCTTCGACACGGTATACAACCCGATCGAAACGCCCTTGCTAAAGATGGCCCGGGCCAAGGGGCTGCCCGTCATCACCGGCGTTGAGATGTTCGTGACACAGGGTGCTCGCCAGTTTGAGATCTGGACAGGCAAGCCCGCGCCTATCGAAGAGATGCTGCGAGTTGTGATCCATGCCCTGCGTCAGGGTGCGGAAGCGCCTACAGATAACATCGACCCGACGGCCCCGGCAGGCAAGGTGCTGACCGCGACGGCAGCGGAAGCCGCAGCAGCGAAGGCAGCCGCAGCGGCTCCGGTAGCGGCTCCCGTGGTTCCAGCAGCACCCGCAAAGCCAGCGCCAGCCGTCGCGAAGAAAGCGGCTCCGGCGAAGCCTGCAGCACCTGCGAAGCCTGTCGCTCCAGTGAAAACGGCTGCGCCCGCAAAACCTGCCGTTCCAGCGAAAAAGGCAGCAGTTCCAGTGGTCGCAAAGAAGGCGGCCCCACCAGCAAAGAAGGTGGCAGTCCCAGCAAGAACGTCTTCTTCAAAGAAGGTCGTCCCCGCGAAGAAAGCCGTGCCTGCCAAGCTCGTAAAGAAGAGCGTCGTAGCAAAGAAAGCGGCTCCGGCGAAGAAGGTCGCGGCTCCCATGAAAAAGACGGTCCCGGCAAAGAAGGCCAAACCCGTAGCCAAGAAGGTCGTTCCCGCAAAGAAAGCTGCGGCAAAGAAGACCACAAAACGATGA
- a CDS encoding integration host factor subunit beta, which translates to MTKADLVDRVVALGDLTRRDGETIVDLLFSSITEALKADDKVEVRGFGSFRTRRRNSRTGRNPKTGISVAVPAKRVPFFKPSKDMRDQVNPGGQRSLPKGTVVAAAVEEHQPSAV; encoded by the coding sequence ATGACGAAGGCTGATCTCGTTGACCGTGTCGTTGCTTTGGGCGATTTGACCCGCCGTGATGGTGAGACGATTGTGGACCTCTTGTTCTCTTCAATCACCGAAGCCCTGAAGGCTGATGACAAGGTTGAGGTGCGCGGCTTTGGAAGCTTCCGCACACGCCGTCGCAACTCGCGAACAGGCCGCAACCCGAAGACGGGCATTTCGGTGGCTGTACCGGCGAAGCGTGTTCCGTTCTTCAAGCCAAGCAAGGACATGCGCGACCAGGTGAACCCCGGCGGCCAGCGCTCCCTGCCCAAGGGCACGGTGGTAGCGGCGGCAGTGGAAGAACACCAGCCTTCGGCCGTATAG
- a CDS encoding vitamin K epoxide reductase family protein — protein sequence MTALRFLRFVIALLALGGMVDSFLALRIHNQDPSIAPPCAVTEHWDCGSVNHSRYAVFPPESFDEAPGSKKVHVPVATAGIIGYAVIAGLALLAPFWITLQIAEIGFGCAAMLSYLEAFVMQKWCIYCVWSQGIVTTILVLSLLGVLLQRRERRKLAAVSY from the coding sequence ATGACGGCTTTGCGTTTTCTGCGGTTCGTAATTGCGCTGCTTGCCCTGGGCGGCATGGTGGACTCCTTCCTCGCACTACGCATTCACAACCAGGACCCGAGCATCGCTCCGCCCTGCGCGGTCACAGAGCATTGGGACTGCGGCTCCGTAAACCACTCGCGCTACGCCGTCTTCCCGCCCGAAAGCTTTGACGAAGCCCCCGGCTCCAAGAAGGTTCACGTCCCGGTTGCGACTGCGGGCATCATCGGGTACGCAGTTATTGCCGGACTGGCACTGCTGGCTCCGTTCTGGATCACGCTGCAGATTGCCGAGATCGGCTTTGGATGCGCCGCGATGCTCAGCTATCTGGAAGCGTTCGTGATGCAGAAGTGGTGCATCTACTGCGTCTGGTCGCAGGGCATCGTCACCACGATTCTCGTGCTCTCGCTGCTCGGCGTCCTGCTGCAGCGGCGTGAGCGACGCAAGCTGGCAGCCGTCTCGTACTAA
- a CDS encoding threonine/serine dehydratase, with amino-acid sequence MVNINDIQNAHKRIHGVALETPLVQFDERIWLKDESKQPIGAFKIRGAYNMIAQLSPEQLGLGVITYSSGNHAQGVAYAARALGAKSVIVMPSASPQVKVDATRALGAEVVFVGNASAERKLKAEELAAEHGYTVVPPYDDERIIAGQATCGVEIVEQLGGASCANALILSPVSGGGLLSGVSAGVKLLCEANGWAAPPVWGCEPEVAGDASESFRTRTLVEWPAEKTTRTLADGLRTQSVGPQNFEHILRFTDGILTVTEAELREALRRILTQTGIVAEPSGAVTLAAALFHANELPQTERVVAIVSGGNIDPTLRAEVAAEEPALQS; translated from the coding sequence TTGGTCAACATCAACGACATTCAGAATGCCCACAAAAGGATTCACGGCGTCGCCCTTGAAACGCCTCTCGTGCAGTTCGACGAGCGCATCTGGTTGAAGGATGAATCGAAGCAGCCCATCGGCGCGTTCAAAATTCGCGGCGCGTACAACATGATCGCGCAGCTTTCGCCGGAGCAGCTTGGGCTCGGCGTCATCACCTACTCGAGCGGCAACCACGCGCAGGGCGTCGCGTATGCGGCTCGCGCGCTCGGTGCAAAGTCCGTCATCGTGATGCCGAGCGCATCACCCCAGGTGAAGGTGGACGCGACACGCGCACTCGGCGCCGAGGTCGTCTTCGTCGGCAATGCCAGCGCCGAACGCAAGCTGAAGGCGGAAGAACTTGCCGCTGAGCACGGCTACACCGTCGTCCCGCCATATGACGACGAGCGCATCATCGCCGGGCAGGCAACGTGCGGCGTAGAGATCGTAGAGCAGCTTGGCGGAGCCTCCTGCGCCAACGCACTCATCCTCTCCCCCGTCTCCGGCGGAGGCCTGCTCTCGGGCGTCTCGGCTGGCGTAAAACTACTCTGCGAGGCCAACGGCTGGGCAGCGCCGCCGGTCTGGGGCTGCGAGCCCGAGGTCGCAGGCGATGCGAGCGAAAGCTTCCGCACACGCACACTGGTCGAGTGGCCCGCCGAAAAGACGACCCGCACCCTCGCCGACGGTTTACGCACGCAGTCCGTCGGCCCGCAGAACTTCGAGCACATCCTCCGCTTCACCGACGGCATCCTCACCGTCACCGAAGCGGAGTTGCGCGAAGCTCTGCGCCGCATCCTTACGCAGACCGGCATCGTCGCCGAGCCATCCGGAGCTGTAACGCTCGCAGCCGCGCTCTTCCACGCTAATGAGTTGCCGCAGACCGAGCGCGTCGTCGCCATCGTCAGCGGCGGCAACATTGACCCCACATTGCGAGCAGAAGTCGCCGCAGAAGAGCCCGCGTTGCAGAGCTAG
- a CDS encoding ABC transporter ATP-binding protein — protein sequence MTPAIAARGLVRSFDNFTAVHGIDLEVAPGQFFGFLGPNGAGKSTTIKMLTGLLAPTAGSIQILGQDLFANPLEVKRHIGVVPEGMGLFGKLTAPEYLEFVGRMYGLDQQTTRKRAAELLEFMGLADESKKLVADYSHGMGKKLALAAAVIHGPKVLFLDEPFEGVDAVAAGTLKNMLQGMIARGATIFLTSHVLEIVERLCSHIAIIDRGQIVANGSLEDLRAGVQAKLPNAEDGSTPERLTLEQIFLNVVGKSGVDQTVHEGELAWLS from the coding sequence ATGACTCCTGCAATTGCTGCCCGTGGACTCGTGCGTTCGTTTGACAACTTCACAGCCGTCCACGGCATTGACCTGGAAGTGGCTCCTGGGCAGTTTTTTGGCTTCCTCGGGCCAAACGGCGCGGGCAAATCGACGACGATCAAGATGCTGACCGGCCTGCTGGCGCCGACGGCTGGCTCCATCCAGATTCTGGGGCAGGACCTCTTCGCCAACCCGCTGGAGGTGAAGCGTCACATTGGCGTTGTGCCGGAGGGCATGGGGTTGTTCGGTAAGCTAACGGCACCGGAGTACCTGGAGTTTGTGGGACGGATGTATGGGCTCGACCAGCAGACGACGCGCAAACGCGCGGCCGAGTTGCTGGAGTTTATGGGGCTCGCCGACGAGTCGAAGAAGCTGGTCGCGGATTACTCCCACGGCATGGGGAAGAAGCTGGCGCTGGCTGCTGCGGTGATACACGGGCCGAAGGTGCTGTTCCTGGACGAGCCGTTCGAGGGCGTTGACGCCGTTGCGGCCGGAACCCTGAAGAACATGCTGCAAGGCATGATCGCGCGTGGCGCAACGATCTTTCTGACCTCGCATGTGCTCGAAATCGTCGAGCGCCTGTGTTCGCACATCGCCATCATCGACCGCGGCCAGATTGTGGCAAACGGCTCGCTGGAAGACCTGCGAGCGGGCGTGCAGGCAAAGCTGCCGAACGCCGAAGACGGCTCCACACCCGAACGGCTGACGCTGGAACAGATCTTCTTGAATGTTGTGGGTAAGAGCGGCGTCGACCAGACTGTACATGAAGGGGAGTTGGCATGGCTGAGCTAG
- the pgeF gene encoding peptidoglycan editing factor PgeF, which translates to MTVKQGPKPLESPVDTARVDSLLASIGLEHGRRATRTSAWAGGSRVPSLKPALTTRPKNDDSPGLERVPGWEKYAWLQAAFSTRLNGSSTVYNSEGRKELNLGWTKDDDPEAVRENRDRFLHAVTGGATDSELVTVRQTHTPIVRLVKDGHGPLATAEGKAQLRGDALMTNLPGLVLGVQTADCVPVFVVDTEKRVVAAFHAGWRGTVARIVERGVGTMQLEYGSRPRDLIAAIGPAIGSCCYSVGQELRSEFESQFGYAPSLFHEAYAAAPARGNSLQLHLDLHEANRRQLLDAGVRAKKITVLGQCTACTRLKNGQLKYFTHRGEAGFTGRMISAIGIAT; encoded by the coding sequence GTGACTGTAAAGCAAGGTCCCAAGCCTCTTGAGTCCCCGGTGGACACCGCCAGGGTTGACTCGCTTCTCGCCTCCATCGGTCTGGAACACGGCCGTCGCGCGACGCGAACCAGTGCCTGGGCTGGTGGTTCGCGCGTTCCATCGCTAAAGCCTGCGTTGACGACACGCCCCAAAAACGACGATTCCCCCGGCCTCGAACGCGTTCCTGGCTGGGAGAAGTATGCGTGGCTGCAGGCTGCTTTTTCCACGCGGCTGAACGGCTCCTCCACGGTCTATAACTCCGAAGGTCGCAAAGAGCTGAATCTGGGCTGGACGAAGGACGACGATCCAGAGGCTGTGCGCGAGAATCGCGACCGCTTTCTCCATGCCGTGACCGGAGGCGCGACGGACAGCGAACTTGTCACGGTGCGGCAGACCCACACTCCCATCGTCCGCCTGGTGAAAGACGGCCACGGGCCGCTGGCTACGGCTGAAGGCAAGGCGCAGCTTCGCGGCGACGCCCTGATGACGAATCTGCCAGGTCTGGTACTCGGTGTGCAGACAGCGGACTGTGTTCCTGTCTTCGTCGTAGACACGGAAAAACGAGTCGTCGCAGCGTTCCATGCAGGCTGGCGCGGCACGGTTGCGCGCATCGTCGAACGCGGCGTCGGCACGATGCAGCTGGAGTACGGCTCGCGGCCCAGGGACCTCATCGCGGCGATAGGGCCGGCGATCGGCTCCTGCTGCTACTCGGTCGGACAAGAGCTTCGCTCCGAGTTCGAATCACAGTTTGGCTACGCACCCTCGCTCTTCCACGAGGCCTACGCCGCAGCCCCGGCTCGTGGCAACTCGCTGCAACTTCATCTCGATTTGCACGAGGCCAACCGTCGCCAGCTTCTGGACGCTGGAGTGCGCGCGAAGAAGATCACCGTACTCGGCCAGTGCACCGCCTGCACGCGTTTGAAGAACGGTCAGCTCAAGTACTTCACGCATCGCGGCGAAGCGGGCTTTACCGGGCGCATGATCAGTGCCATCGGTATTGCAACGTAG
- a CDS encoding Zn-dependent oligopeptidase, which produces MQNTTVPADQLHLWAHAATAEEATHWVEHHLAAARAEVATLLAEASARTIENTLARYDRACWHLRMAGSQSHVMFMVHPEAAVRDAAQNLSQAVSAEGVSLSLNRELYDALAAVDVAAADEATKYLHERTLLGYKLSGVDRDDATREKIRSLSEQSTALAMQFSRAVQDDVRSVEVSDLEQLRGLPVDFLARKGVTEVAGKLTATGPVSITTDPPDMAPVMNYAVSRDLRRAIYLAYNGRGYPANKQVLLDLLALREEMAEVLGFRSYADLATTDQMMGSAENMRRFLDEVEAASRPTAVKEFAALEAFVREHDASALPLTLSDARFWEEQYRRANYNFDSQSVRPYFPYQAVQQGILRTAGTFFGVRFERDANAAVWDPSVEAYSVFDTTSASPEAIGRIYLDMHPREGKSKWFSECSLVGGVSGHCLPEASLVCNFPQPAEGDPGLMQYSDVVTYFHEFGHLMHEVLGGAKQRWGLQSGIATEGDFVEVPSQMLEEFFEDPELLRSFAHHYETGEPIPYDIVARMTRAAAHGRGLGTLTQVMYATYSMETHDRRAAALDLDTLLREGYDRFSRYEFVDGNRMYAAFTHLIGYTSNYYTYLYDKVIALEFFAQFPQGELASEVAQRYRREVLEPGGSKPARELVQAFLGRKASMEALAAYIEKSVA; this is translated from the coding sequence ATGCAGAATACGACCGTCCCCGCTGACCAGCTTCACCTTTGGGCCCACGCCGCAACCGCTGAAGAAGCAACACATTGGGTGGAGCATCATCTCGCCGCTGCGCGCGCTGAAGTCGCCACGCTGCTGGCGGAAGCCTCGGCACGCACCATCGAAAATACGCTCGCGCGTTATGACCGCGCCTGCTGGCATCTGCGCATGGCCGGATCGCAGTCGCATGTGATGTTCATGGTGCATCCTGAGGCGGCAGTTCGCGACGCCGCGCAGAACCTCTCGCAGGCGGTTTCTGCGGAAGGTGTGTCGTTGTCGCTGAACCGTGAGCTCTATGACGCGCTGGCAGCCGTTGATGTCGCTGCTGCCGATGAGGCGACGAAGTATCTGCACGAGCGCACCTTGCTCGGCTACAAGCTCTCCGGCGTGGACCGCGACGATGCAACGCGCGAGAAGATCCGCTCGCTCAGCGAGCAGTCCACCGCGTTGGCAATGCAGTTCAGCCGCGCTGTGCAGGACGATGTTCGCAGCGTGGAGGTCAGCGATCTGGAGCAGCTTCGCGGCCTGCCCGTGGACTTTCTCGCTCGCAAAGGTGTCACCGAAGTCGCTGGCAAGCTGACCGCCACGGGCCCGGTGAGCATCACGACCGATCCGCCGGACATGGCCCCGGTGATGAACTACGCCGTTTCGCGCGATCTGCGCCGCGCAATCTATCTGGCGTATAACGGTCGCGGCTACCCGGCGAACAAGCAGGTACTGCTGGACCTGCTGGCGTTGCGCGAGGAGATGGCCGAGGTGCTCGGCTTCCGCTCCTACGCTGACCTCGCTACGACTGACCAGATGATGGGTTCGGCAGAGAACATGCGCCGCTTCCTCGACGAAGTAGAAGCCGCCTCGCGCCCCACGGCGGTGAAAGAGTTTGCCGCTCTGGAGGCGTTCGTGCGTGAGCATGACGCTTCCGCGCTTCCGCTCACGTTGTCTGATGCGCGCTTCTGGGAAGAGCAGTACCGTCGCGCGAACTACAACTTCGACTCGCAGTCCGTGCGTCCGTACTTTCCGTACCAGGCCGTGCAGCAGGGCATCCTGCGGACAGCCGGAACATTCTTCGGCGTGCGCTTCGAGCGCGATGCGAACGCCGCCGTCTGGGACCCGAGCGTGGAGGCGTACAGCGTCTTCGACACGACGTCCGCTTCCCCTGAAGCGATTGGCCGCATCTACCTCGACATGCACCCACGCGAAGGCAAGAGCAAGTGGTTCTCGGAGTGCTCGCTGGTCGGCGGCGTCAGCGGACACTGCCTGCCCGAAGCCTCGCTGGTCTGCAACTTCCCGCAGCCTGCAGAGGGTGATCCCGGCCTGATGCAGTACTCCGACGTCGTGACCTACTTCCATGAGTTCGGCCACCTGATGCACGAGGTGCTGGGCGGAGCGAAGCAGCGCTGGGGGCTGCAGTCGGGCATAGCGACGGAAGGCGACTTCGTCGAAGTTCCTTCGCAGATGCTGGAAGAGTTCTTCGAAGACCCCGAACTCCTGCGCTCCTTTGCACATCACTACGAAACCGGCGAGCCGATTCCGTACGATATCGTTGCCCGCATGACGCGTGCTGCGGCGCATGGCCGTGGACTGGGTACGCTGACGCAGGTCATGTACGCAACGTACTCGATGGAGACACACGACCGCCGTGCGGCGGCGCTCGATCTCGACACGCTGTTGCGCGAAGGCTACGACCGCTTCTCGCGCTACGAGTTTGTTGATGGCAACCGTATGTACGCGGCGTTCACGCACCTCATCGGCTACACCTCGAACTACTACACCTACCTCTATGACAAGGTGATCGCGCTGGAGTTCTTTGCGCAGTTCCCACAGGGCGAGCTTGCCAGCGAGGTTGCGCAACGCTATCGCCGCGAGGTGCTGGAACCCGGTGGCAGCAAGCCTGCGCGTGAGCTTGTGCAGGCGTTCCTTGGCCGCAAGGCCAGCATGGAGGCGCTGGCGGCTTACATCGAGAAGTCCGTGGCATAA
- a CDS encoding alpha/beta hydrolase has translation MHNQHPSETGGVERIAHNLRNQRQKKERSRTQQRLIAAAMLVVALSLFGIAVWPATRAHLQAMAVLDLVANQPVPAAVRRVVGEPVKTREVTIQTATGPVQARMYEPVGKPDAPAFMVLHGVHHLGMNEPRLVAFASAMASCGLRVLTPELPDIKDYHVGTNSIATIGETATWLAQQNGGHPVGVMGLSFAGGLSLLAAANPEFRASIKFVVAIGSQDAMQRVAQYYRTGEDARPSGGEELLPPHEYGALVLEYEHLEDFVPAQDVATMRALLRAHLYENGPDEKATLAAMTDAQRAEARQLLDTTSPATRRLLAADETRHITEMAGVSPQGHLKTLTTPVYLLHGEGDNIIPAAETEWMAAELPSETLQAELISPVLSHLDLDGHGPSTLDRLKLVHFFGMILQDAEGR, from the coding sequence GTGCATAATCAGCACCCGAGTGAAACAGGTGGCGTCGAACGCATTGCTCACAATCTCCGCAACCAGCGCCAGAAGAAAGAACGCAGCCGGACGCAGCAACGTCTGATCGCCGCGGCGATGCTGGTGGTCGCGCTTTCGCTCTTCGGCATCGCCGTTTGGCCTGCAACGCGAGCGCACCTGCAGGCGATGGCCGTACTCGACCTCGTCGCGAACCAGCCGGTGCCTGCTGCGGTGCGACGGGTGGTGGGTGAGCCGGTAAAGACCCGTGAAGTCACGATCCAGACCGCGACCGGCCCGGTGCAGGCAAGGATGTACGAGCCTGTAGGCAAACCCGATGCGCCGGCGTTCATGGTGCTGCATGGCGTGCATCATCTCGGCATGAACGAGCCCCGGCTCGTTGCGTTTGCCTCGGCGATGGCCTCCTGCGGACTACGCGTTCTGACGCCAGAGCTGCCGGACATCAAGGACTATCACGTCGGTACGAACTCCATCGCCACCATCGGCGAAACAGCGACGTGGCTCGCGCAGCAGAACGGCGGCCATCCGGTCGGTGTGATGGGACTTAGCTTTGCAGGCGGGCTTTCGTTGCTTGCCGCCGCGAATCCCGAGTTCCGCGCCAGCATCAAGTTCGTCGTCGCCATCGGCTCGCAGGACGCGATGCAGCGCGTGGCGCAGTACTACCGCACCGGAGAAGACGCCCGCCCCAGCGGCGGCGAAGAGTTGCTGCCGCCACATGAGTATGGCGCGCTTGTGCTCGAGTACGAACACCTCGAAGACTTTGTCCCCGCGCAAGATGTAGCCACGATGCGTGCGCTTCTGCGGGCCCATCTTTATGAGAACGGACCCGACGAGAAAGCGACACTCGCTGCGATGACCGACGCGCAACGCGCTGAGGCCAGGCAGTTGCTCGATACGACCTCCCCGGCAACGCGCAGGCTGCTCGCCGCGGATGAGACCCGGCACATCACCGAGATGGCAGGCGTCAGCCCGCAGGGGCATTTGAAGACGCTCACCACGCCGGTCTATCTGCTGCATGGCGAAGGCGACAACATCATCCCCGCGGCTGAAACGGAGTGGATGGCCGCGGAGCTTCCCAGCGAAACGCTGCAGGCAGAGTTGATCTCGCCCGTGCTCTCGCATCTGGACCTCGACGGCCACGGGCCGAGCACACTGGACCGGCTGAAGCTGGTTCACTTCTTTGGAATGATTTTGCAGGATGCGGAGGGACGTTAG